The DNA region GGCAAAGGCGTCGCCGTCACCATCGTCTATCTCGAAGCCGACGACGACGTGCTGCTGCGCCGCTACAGCGAAACGCGGCGGCCCCACCCGCTGACGGATCAAACGGTGGTCGCCGCCATCCGCCAGGAGCGCGAGCTGCTTGCGCCGATCCGCGAGCTGGCGGATATTGTAATCGACACGACAGAGCTGACCGTGCATACGCTGCGCGACGTGATCAAGGATCGCTTCGCCGAGCGCGGCAGCGCTCACGAATTGAACGTGGCGATCTCGTCGTTCGGCTTCCGGCACGGATTGCCGCGCGGGTTGGATATGCTGTTCGACGTGCGCTTTCTGCCCAACCCGCACTTCGTGCCTGAGCTGCGCGCCCACACCGGGCGCGATCAGGAAGTGATCGATTATTTGGTGTCGCAAACCGAGGTCAATGAAACCATCGAGCGCTTCGTTGACTTGCTGACCTTTCTGCTGCCGCGCTTCACGCGCGAAGGCAAGAGCTATCTGAGCATCGGCGTCGGCTGCACAGGGGGCCGCCACCGTTCGGTGATGATTGCCGACGCCATTCACGAGCGGCTCGCCGCCGCCGGCTTTA from Blastocatellia bacterium includes:
- the rapZ gene encoding RNase adapter RapZ; translation: MSVSVVIITGVSGSGMSSALKAFEDLGYFAIDNLPIQLIPTFVRLCDESSEIDRTAFVVDVRSREFLGLFPHIHEELKGKGVAVTIVYLEADDDVLLRRYSETRRPHPLTDQTVVAAIRQERELLAPIRELADIVIDTTELTVHTLRDVIKDRFAERGSAHELNVAISSFGFRHGLPRGLDMLFDVRFLPNPHFVPELRAHTGRDQEVIDYLVSQTEVNETIERFVDLLTFLLPRFTREGKSYLSIGVGCTGGRHRSVMIADAIHERLAAAGFKTRVVHRDISKDEQRYKT